Within Pseudomonadota bacterium, the genomic segment CTCATTCTCACAGGCATCACCATGGCGCCAACGCTGCAGAAGTCGTACGACGATGGAATCGGCCCCTATCTCGACAACAAGAAGCCTGTCATGGAGGCGTACACGGGGGCTATCGCGCCGTTTCGCGACTTCATGTTCCGCTATACGGGCGACAAGGAGCTCGCGCTGTTCGCAGAGGCGGTGAGCCGTGCTCGGTACAAGACCAAGGAAGAGGTGCCCACGGGGGTTCTCATCTCCGCGTTCACCACGAGCGAGCTGCGCACCGCCTTTCAGATGGGTTTCATGTTGCTCATCGCGTTTCTCGTGGTCGATATCGTGGTGGCATCGATGCTCATGGCCATGGGCATGATGATGGTGCCGCCCATGAGCATCTCGTTGCCC encodes:
- the fliP gene encoding flagellar biosynthetic protein FliP gives rise to the protein MSVIPAILILMTSFTRIVIVLSLVRYAIGTPSLPPTSLIISLALILTGITMAPTLQKSYDDGIGPYLDNKKPVMEAYTGAIAPFRDFMFRYTGDKELALFAEAVSRARYKTKEEVPTGVLISAFTTSELRTAFQMGFMLLIAFLVVDIVVASMLMAMGMMMVPPMSISLPMKILVFVLADGWFRVIKSLVTSFR